A stretch of Mytilus edulis chromosome 11, xbMytEdul2.2, whole genome shotgun sequence DNA encodes these proteins:
- the LOC139494677 gene encoding tubulin beta-1 chain-like: protein MREIVHLQVGQCGNQIGSIFWEMISGEHGIDESGQYVGDSALQLERIDVYYKEGSNRNYVPRSILVDLEPGTLDYARSSAYGKLFRPDNFVAGYAGAGNNWAKGHYTEGAELVDNVMDVIRKESESCECLQGFQLCHSLGGGTGSGMGTLIISKIREEYPDRIMNTFSVVPSPKVSDTVVEPYNSTLSVHQLVENTDETYCIDNEALYDICFNTLKLKTPTYGDLNHLVSLTMSGVTTCLRFPGQLNADLRKLAVNMVPFPRLHFFMPGFAPLTSRACQDYRAVSVQELTQQMFDAKNMMAACDPRHGRYLTVATIFRGHISMKEVDEQMLNVQNKNSSYFVEWIPHNVKTAVCDIPPKGTKMSGTFIGNSTAIQELFKRISEQFTAMFRRKAFLHWYTGEGMDEMEFTEAESNMNDLISEYQQYQDATTDDFCDEIEEEEEIDVD from the exons atgagGGAAATTGTACATTTACAAGTCGGACAGTGTGGGAATCAAATAGGTTCAATTTTCTGGGAAATGATTTCTGGTGAACATGGAATTGATGAGTCCGGACAGTATGTCGGTGACTCAGCTTTACAATTAGAAAGAATTGACGTTTATTATAAAGAAGGATCAAACCGGAACTATGTTCCGAGATCAATTCTGGTTGATTTAGAACCTGGAACACTCGACTACGCCAGATCAAGTGCTTATGGAAAGTTGTTCCGGCCGGATAATTTTGTCGCTGGATATGCTGGAGCCGGAAATAATTGGGCAAAAGGCCATTATACAGAAGGAGCGGAATTGGTAGACAACGTTATGGATGTGATCCGAAAGGAGTCGGAATCCTGCGAATGTCTCCAAGGTTTCCAGCTCTGTCATTCCTTAGGAGGCGGAACCGGATCCGGTATGGGAACATTGATCATTTCCAAAATTAGAGAAGAATACCCGGATAGAATAATGAATACATTTTCTGTTGTCCCGTCACCAAAG GTGTCTGATACAGTAGTAGAGCCGTACAACTCTACATTGTCCGTCCACCAGCTAGTCGAGAACACAGATGAGACATACTGCATCGACAACGAGGCTCTTTATGATATATGTTTCAACACACTAAAATTAAAAACTCCAACATACGGGGACTTAAACCATTTAGTAAGTTTAACGATGTCTGGTGTCACAACATGTTTACGGTTTCCAGGACAATTGAATGCTGATTTAAGAAAACTGGCGGTAAACATGGTACCGTTTCCGCGTCTGCATTTCTTTATGCCCGGCTTCGCGCCACTGACATCACGTGCATGTCAAGACTACAGAGCAGTGTCCGTTCAGGAACTTACACAACAAATGTTCGATGCTAAAAATATGATGGCTGCATGTGATCCGAGACATGGACGATATTTAACTGTTGCTACTATTTTCCGCGGACATATTTCAATGAAAGAAGTTGATGAACAAATGTTAAATGTTCAAAACAAGAACAGTTCGTATTTTGTTGAATGGATTCCACATAATGTGAAAACTGCCGTTTGTGACATTCCACCTAAAGGAACAAAAATGTCTGGTACGTTCATAGGGAACAGCACTGCCATTCAGGAACTCTTCAAGAGGATTTCCGAACAATTTACCGCAATGTTCCGAAGAAAAGCTTTTCTACATTGGTATACAGGTGAAGGAATGGACGAAATGGAGTTTACCGAGGCGGAGTCGAATATGAATGATCTAATTTCCGAATACCAACAGTATCAAGATGCAACGACCGATGATTTTTGTGACGAAAtagaggaagaagaagaaataGACGTTGACTAA